In Mugil cephalus isolate CIBA_MC_2020 chromosome 20, CIBA_Mcephalus_1.1, whole genome shotgun sequence, the following are encoded in one genomic region:
- the LOC124998049 gene encoding tetraspanin-1-like isoform X1: MCKINKESCSSNARLMMIGIPTLLICFGIMVIIEGAKMIADSGSELVLLQHYKVPSQLSTLVNMMYLLVAVGPVMLVMGFLGAFVCLKDSKLILLLYCLSLLISFIVEVSGATAVLVYKNSADQYLNSMHGEVKKSIQEEYGDNEEVTSMWNSTMDEMKCCGFKNYRDFDGSPFDIAHGGDVYPSRCCSLFYVGVCTERKANNSDVDGCSDRLQRVVHSNTDFTAGVILSIAIFEIFAMVVLIILRCKNDDDGDEFESEE; encoded by the exons ATG tgtaaaataaacaaggaaAGCTGTAGCTCGAATGCCAGACTGATGATGATAGGCATTCCTACCCTCCTGATC TGCTTTGGCATAATGGTTATTATTGAGGGAGCGAAGATGATAGCTGACAGTGGTTCTGAGCTGGTTTTACTGCAGCACTACAAGGTTCCTTCTCAGTTATCGACACTGGTCAACATGATGTACCTGCTCGTCGCGGTGGGTCCTGTCATGCTGGTCATGGGCTTTCTGGGCGCCTTTGTGTGTCTCAAAGACAGCAAACTCATTCTACTGCTG TACTGCCTTAGTTTGCTGATTAGCTTCATTGTCGAGGTTTCAGGAGCCACAGCGGTGCTTGTCTACAAGAACTCA GCTGACCAGTATCTTAATAGTATGCATGGTGAGGTCAAGAAGAGTATTCAAGAGGAGTATGGAGACAACGAAGAAGTGACATCAATGTGGAACAGCACCATGGACGAG ATGAAATGCTGCGGATTCAAGAACTACAGAGACTTTGACGGGTCCCCTTTTGACATTGCCCACGGAGGCGATGTTTATCCGTCTAGGTGCTGCAGTTTATTCTACGTCGGCGTGTGCACCGAGCGCAAAGCAAACAATTCG GACGTGGACGGCTGCTCTGACAGGCTGCAGAGGGTGGTACATTCAAACACGGACTTCACTGCTGGTGTGATCCTGTCAATTGCTATTTTTGAG ATTTTTGCCATGGTGGTTTTGATTATTTTACGCTGCAAGAATGATGACGACGGTGACGAATTTGAGAGCGAGGAATAA
- the LOC124998049 gene encoding tetraspanin-1-like isoform X2, with amino-acid sequence MCKINKESCSSNARLMMIGIPTLLICFGIMVIIEGAKMIADSGSELVLLQHYKVPSQLSTLVNMMYLLVAVGPVMLVMGFLGAFVCLKDSKLILLLYCLSLLISFIVEVSGATAVLVYKNSADQYLNSMHGEVKKSIQEEYGDNEEVTSMWNSTMDEMKCCGFKNYRDFDGSPFDIAHGGDVYPSRTWTAALTGCRGWYIQTRTSLLV; translated from the exons ATG tgtaaaataaacaaggaaAGCTGTAGCTCGAATGCCAGACTGATGATGATAGGCATTCCTACCCTCCTGATC TGCTTTGGCATAATGGTTATTATTGAGGGAGCGAAGATGATAGCTGACAGTGGTTCTGAGCTGGTTTTACTGCAGCACTACAAGGTTCCTTCTCAGTTATCGACACTGGTCAACATGATGTACCTGCTCGTCGCGGTGGGTCCTGTCATGCTGGTCATGGGCTTTCTGGGCGCCTTTGTGTGTCTCAAAGACAGCAAACTCATTCTACTGCTG TACTGCCTTAGTTTGCTGATTAGCTTCATTGTCGAGGTTTCAGGAGCCACAGCGGTGCTTGTCTACAAGAACTCA GCTGACCAGTATCTTAATAGTATGCATGGTGAGGTCAAGAAGAGTATTCAAGAGGAGTATGGAGACAACGAAGAAGTGACATCAATGTGGAACAGCACCATGGACGAG ATGAAATGCTGCGGATTCAAGAACTACAGAGACTTTGACGGGTCCCCTTTTGACATTGCCCACGGAGGCGATGTTTATCCGTCTAG GACGTGGACGGCTGCTCTGACAGGCTGCAGAGGGTGGTACATTCAAACACGGACTTCACTGCTGGTGTGA